The proteins below are encoded in one region of Clostridium cylindrosporum DSM 605:
- a CDS encoding M28 family metallopeptidase has product MGKRYIFLFLITLTTVAIYFNIIYRNPYFSTRNFMKHIETITSPEYRGRLTGHEGSEKTINYIEDNFDKMNLIPLGDKGYKQSFKLNNVQLSGECSFRAFDARGNLLKEYVYGKDFKEISFGKSIKGKAKGVASSSIKEGKPIYLFEEEMINESEDDYKLDTILSDNGVKATIYTTDSYFRFRTPYKLQKNYKSGLIKIMVNPTVSKEIEAFSRMGVTFEIKTNTENKNVEGKNLIGMIKGSNQTLPPIILSAHLDHVGFDSDGTIYPGALDNASGTSFVIEAARILKKSNPQRNIIIVAFDAEEVGLLGSKYFAENPPIDIKNASVINFDMVGSNKNIPLSVLSISENPLSKEVISIMEKINIKSSKLYMDNSDHASFTPFGVNSITLIHDDTDKIHTPYDTIKNVKEEKIIDVFKVLKSFFTYNDIVNDKNFNVHENIDKVDLYSNYIFLSFITLVFLNGLLFIKRKG; this is encoded by the coding sequence ATGGGAAAGCGCTACATATTTTTATTTTTAATTACTTTAACAACAGTTGCAATATACTTTAATATTATTTATAGAAATCCTTACTTTAGTACTAGAAACTTTATGAAACATATCGAAACTATTACATCACCAGAATATAGAGGAAGACTTACTGGTCATGAAGGTAGTGAAAAGACTATAAATTATATAGAAGATAATTTTGATAAAATGAACCTTATCCCCCTAGGAGATAAGGGATATAAACAATCATTCAAACTAAACAATGTTCAGCTCTCTGGGGAATGTTCATTTAGAGCATTTGACGCTAGAGGAAATTTACTTAAAGAATATGTTTATGGAAAAGACTTTAAGGAAATAAGTTTTGGAAAATCTATTAAAGGAAAAGCAAAAGGGGTTGCATCATCATCTATAAAGGAAGGAAAACCTATTTACTTATTTGAGGAAGAAATGATAAATGAAAGTGAAGATGATTATAAACTCGATACTATTCTTTCTGACAATGGAGTTAAAGCTACTATTTATACTACTGATTCATATTTTAGATTTAGAACCCCTTATAAGCTTCAAAAAAACTATAAAAGTGGCCTTATAAAGATAATGGTTAACCCTACTGTTTCAAAGGAAATTGAAGCTTTTTCTAGAATGGGTGTAACATTTGAAATAAAGACTAACACTGAAAATAAAAATGTTGAAGGTAAGAACCTTATTGGAATGATAAAAGGAAGTAATCAGACCCTTCCCCCTATTATTCTTTCAGCACATCTAGATCATGTAGGCTTTGATAGTGATGGCACTATATATCCAGGTGCACTTGATAATGCTTCTGGTACATCCTTTGTAATTGAAGCTGCTAGGATTCTGAAGAAATCAAATCCTCAGAGAAATATAATAATAGTAGCCTTTGACGCTGAGGAAGTAGGACTGCTTGGGTCTAAATACTTTGCAGAGAATCCTCCAATAGATATTAAGAATGCCAGTGTTATTAACTTCGATATGGTAGGTAGTAACAAAAACATACCATTATCTGTTTTAAGTATTAGTGAAAATCCTTTATCTAAGGAAGTCATTAGTATCATGGAGAAAATAAACATAAAATCTTCTAAACTTTACATGGATAATAGTGATCATGCATCCTTTACACCTTTTGGTGTAAACTCTATAACTTTAATTCATGATGACACAGATAAAATACACACACCCTACGATACAATAAAAAATGTGAAAGAAGAAAAAATAATAGATGTTTTTAAAGTCCTAAAATCCTTTTTTACATATAATGATATAGTAAATGATAAAAATTTTAATGTTCATGAAAACATTGATAAAGTTGACTTGTACTCGAACTATATATTTTTATCATTTATCACTTTAGTCTTTTTAAATGGACTATTATTTATAAAAAGAAAAGGATGA
- the pdxS gene encoding pyridoxal 5'-phosphate synthase lyase subunit PdxS, with product MERHDLNKNLAQMLKGGVIMDVTNPWEAEIAQAAGACAVMALERVPSDIRKQGGIARMSDPQMIKEIQSAVSIPVMAKVRIGHFVEAQILESLGVDYIDESEVLTPADEAYHINKRDFKVPFVCGARNLGEALRRIGEGAAMIRTKGEAGTGDVVQAVTHLRQIMEDIRKVKSAPKEELMTIARDFGAPFDLIEYVWNEGKLPVVNFSAGGIATPADAALMMQLGTEGVFVGSGIFRSGNPEKRAKAIVLATTYYNDPKIIAEVSEDLGEPMSGIAASEVATTYAERGW from the coding sequence ATGGAAAGACATGATCTTAACAAAAATCTTGCACAAATGTTAAAGGGTGGAGTAATAATGGATGTTACGAACCCTTGGGAAGCTGAAATAGCACAAGCTGCTGGAGCTTGTGCAGTTATGGCACTTGAAAGAGTTCCTTCAGATATTAGAAAGCAAGGCGGAATTGCTAGAATGTCAGATCCTCAAATGATTAAGGAAATTCAATCAGCTGTATCAATTCCTGTAATGGCAAAGGTTAGAATTGGACACTTTGTTGAAGCTCAAATTCTTGAATCACTTGGTGTAGATTATATAGATGAAAGTGAAGTTTTAACACCTGCTGACGAAGCTTACCACATTAACAAGAGAGACTTTAAGGTTCCTTTTGTTTGTGGAGCTAGAAACCTTGGTGAAGCACTTAGAAGAATAGGTGAAGGTGCTGCAATGATTAGAACAAAGGGTGAAGCAGGAACAGGAGACGTTGTTCAAGCTGTAACTCACTTAAGACAAATCATGGAAGATATAAGAAAGGTTAAAAGTGCTCCAAAGGAAGAACTTATGACTATAGCTAGAGACTTCGGGGCTCCATTTGACCTTATAGAATATGTATGGAACGAAGGAAAACTTCCTGTTGTTAACTTCTCAGCAGGAGGAATCGCAACTCCAGCAGATGCTGCACTTATGATGCAACTTGGTACTGAAGGTGTATTCGTAGGTTCAGGTATATTTAGATCAGGAAATCCTGAAAAGAGAGCTAAGGCAATAGTTCTTGCTACTACTTATTACAATGATCCAAAGATTATAGCTGAGGTTTCAGAAGATCTTGGAGAACCAATGTCAGGAATTGCAGCTAGTGAAGTAGCTACAACATACGCTGAAAGAGGTTGGTAA
- the pdxT gene encoding pyridoxal 5'-phosphate synthase glutaminase subunit PdxT encodes MKIGILSIQGGVIEHINHIKALGHEALEVKKSKDLNDIDGLILPGGESTTIGKLLRDMSILGPLKEKISSGLPVWGTCAGMILLAKSIENDDRRHIQAMDISVKRNAYGRQLDSFVVDHVIQGVSDEPIPLVFIRAPYIVKTGENVEILHRVNDSIVAAKQDNILVTSFHPELSNNLEFHRYFVSMCQK; translated from the coding sequence ATGAAAATAGGGATATTATCAATTCAAGGTGGAGTTATAGAACATATAAATCACATTAAAGCCCTTGGTCATGAAGCTTTAGAAGTTAAGAAAAGTAAAGATTTAAATGATATTGATGGTTTAATTCTTCCTGGAGGCGAAAGCACCACCATAGGAAAGCTATTAAGGGATATGTCTATATTAGGTCCACTAAAGGAGAAAATATCCTCTGGTCTTCCTGTTTGGGGAACATGTGCTGGAATGATATTACTTGCTAAATCAATTGAAAATGATGACAGGCGCCATATTCAGGCTATGGATATTAGCGTAAAAAGAAATGCCTATGGTAGACAACTAGATAGCTTTGTTGTAGATCATGTTATACAAGGTGTTTCAGATGAACCTATTCCACTTGTCTTCATTAGAGCTCCTTATATAGTGAAAACTGGTGAAAATGTAGAAATACTGCACAGGGTAAATGACAGCATAGTTGCTGCAAAACAAGACAACATTCTTGTGACATCATTTCACCCTGAACTTTCAAATAATCTAGAATTTCATAGATACTTTGTATCTATGTGCCAAAAATAA
- a CDS encoding N-acetyltransferase, translating to MHIINVNSENIDREHICCAISDKRGEGCITSKKQWMKEQFDNGLIFKKLNVRGKVFVEYIPAENAWSPIEANGYIFINCLWVSGKYKGQGYANKLLEECINDTKLWNRKGLVILSSKKKMPFLSDANYLKYKGFKICDEAHPYYELLYLPFEDEIEKPRFKECSKKGLIDKRGIVLYYSSQCPHTEKYAYLISEIARSKGVEFTSIRYKSKEEAQNAPAPFTTYSLFYDRKFVTNEILSEKKFINFLENRGL from the coding sequence ATGCATATTATAAATGTTAACTCTGAAAACATTGATAGAGAACATATTTGCTGTGCTATTAGCGATAAAAGAGGTGAAGGTTGCATTACCTCAAAAAAGCAGTGGATGAAGGAACAATTTGATAATGGACTCATTTTCAAAAAGCTTAATGTACGAGGAAAGGTTTTTGTTGAGTATATACCAGCTGAAAATGCATGGTCTCCTATAGAGGCTAATGGATATATATTTATAAATTGTTTATGGGTTTCTGGGAAGTATAAAGGTCAAGGATATGCAAATAAGCTATTGGAAGAATGTATTAATGATACAAAGCTTTGGAATAGAAAAGGGTTAGTTATCCTTTCAAGTAAAAAAAAGATGCCCTTTTTATCCGACGCAAATTATTTAAAATATAAAGGCTTTAAGATTTGTGATGAGGCACATCCATATTATGAACTCTTATATTTACCATTTGAAGATGAAATAGAAAAACCTAGGTTTAAAGAATGCAGTAAAAAAGGTTTAATTGATAAAAGAGGGATAGTTTTATATTATTCAAGTCAATGTCCACATACTGAAAAATACGCATATTTGATTTCAGAAATCGCAAGGTCTAAAGGTGTTGAATTTACTTCTATAAGGTATAAGTCAAAGGAAGAGGCACAAAATGCACCTGCACCTTTTACTACATACAGTCTTTTTTATGATAGAAAATTTGTAACTAATGAAATTCTCTCTGAAAAAAAGTTTATAAATTTTCTTGAGAATAGGGGATTATAA